A section of the Microbulbifer pacificus genome encodes:
- a CDS encoding FAD-dependent oxidoreductase has product MSDFRVWECQICGWIYDEAKGSPDDGIPPGTRWEDIPDDWCCPECGATKDEFAMVEVVGEAPKPAPAAAASKASAPVTAKPQAAAGRIWECMVCGWVYDEARGAPEEGIPAGTRWEDIPDDWTCPECGVGKEDFDMVLVSQPEAEELPPPPAAPVLNDADPLVIIGTGLAGYHLAKEFRKLDQRTPLLLISGDDGTFYSKPLLSASLAHGKTPAQLASASAEDMARELNAEILVHTHVTDVNRESQLLTLVSDNGGIRSELRYSRLVFATGASCAPLPPVDGDGLSRLFRVNSLGDYHRFRTALTNRKRVLLIGAGLIGCEFANDLVQAGFAVDVVDLQPWPLASLLPEAAGRDIQQTLEQAGVRFHFGAGVTAMARRAGGIHVQLADGSSIEADIALAALGLTPNTGLAEAAGVATSRGIVTDRELRTNDANIFALGDCAEVDGHSLYFVAPLTQSARALAQTLCGTPTPVHYGALPVAVKTTLRPTVVCPPRRGSEGEWQVSASTDGVRAEFVDNTGKLLGFALTGSAITERDALSKRCAPLMD; this is encoded by the coding sequence ATGTCCGATTTTCGCGTTTGGGAATGCCAGATCTGTGGCTGGATTTACGACGAGGCCAAGGGCTCGCCGGACGACGGCATCCCCCCGGGCACCCGCTGGGAGGACATCCCCGACGACTGGTGCTGCCCCGAGTGCGGCGCCACCAAGGACGAGTTCGCCATGGTCGAGGTCGTCGGCGAGGCACCGAAGCCGGCCCCTGCCGCCGCCGCAAGCAAAGCATCCGCGCCCGTCACTGCCAAACCGCAAGCTGCTGCCGGTCGTATCTGGGAGTGCATGGTGTGCGGCTGGGTATACGACGAGGCCAGGGGCGCCCCCGAAGAAGGTATTCCCGCCGGTACCCGCTGGGAGGACATCCCCGACGACTGGACCTGCCCCGAGTGCGGTGTGGGCAAGGAAGACTTCGATATGGTGCTGGTCAGCCAGCCGGAAGCGGAAGAACTGCCCCCGCCCCCCGCGGCACCGGTACTGAACGACGCCGATCCCCTGGTCATCATCGGTACCGGTCTCGCCGGCTATCACCTGGCAAAAGAGTTCCGCAAGCTGGATCAGCGCACCCCGCTGCTGCTGATCAGCGGCGACGACGGCACCTTCTATTCCAAGCCGCTGCTGTCCGCCTCCCTCGCCCACGGCAAAACGCCGGCGCAACTGGCCAGCGCCAGCGCCGAGGACATGGCGCGGGAACTGAATGCCGAAATCCTGGTGCATACCCATGTAACGGATGTGAACCGGGAGTCACAGCTACTGACACTGGTGTCCGACAACGGCGGTATCCGCTCCGAACTGCGCTACAGCCGTCTGGTATTCGCCACCGGCGCCAGCTGCGCGCCGCTGCCACCGGTGGACGGCGACGGGCTGTCACGCCTGTTCCGGGTCAATAGCCTCGGTGACTACCACCGCTTCCGCACCGCACTCACCAACCGCAAACGGGTTCTGCTGATCGGTGCCGGCCTGATCGGCTGCGAATTCGCCAACGACCTGGTACAGGCCGGATTTGCGGTGGATGTGGTGGACTTGCAGCCCTGGCCCCTGGCCAGCCTGCTGCCGGAAGCCGCCGGTCGCGATATCCAGCAGACACTGGAACAGGCCGGGGTGCGTTTCCACTTCGGTGCCGGCGTTACCGCCATGGCGCGCCGCGCTGGCGGCATCCACGTGCAGCTGGCAGATGGCAGCAGCATTGAAGCCGATATTGCCCTTGCCGCCCTCGGCCTCACCCCCAATACCGGGCTCGCCGAGGCGGCCGGTGTCGCCACCAGTCGCGGCATCGTCACCGACCGCGAACTGCGCACCAACGACGCCAATATCTTTGCACTCGGAGACTGTGCCGAAGTGGATGGCCACAGCCTCTACTTTGTCGCCCCGCTCACCCAGAGTGCCCGCGCCCTCGCCCAGACCCTGTGCGGTACCCCGACACCGGTGCACTACGGCGCTCTGCCGGTAGCGGTGAAAACCACCCTGCGCCCCACCGTGGTGTGCCCGCCGCGGCGCGGCAGCGAGGGGGAGTGGCAGGTCTCGGCATCCACCGACGGCGTGCGTGCGGAATTCGTGGATAACACCGGCAAGTTGCTGGGCTTTGCCCTCACCGGCAGTGCGATCACCGAGCGCGACGCGCTCAGCAAGCGCTGTGCGCCGCTGATGGATTGA
- the can gene encoding carbonate dehydratase — MSQLKDLIQKNREWSESTRREKPDFFLKLSEQQSPEYLWIGCADSRVPANQIVDLLPGELFVHRNVANVVVPSDLNCLSVVQYAVEVLKVKHIMVVGHYGCGGVRAALEDTRLGLIESWLRHIKDVRDKHHTLIELFPEEDRVDLLCELNVLEQVIHVCQTTSVRDAWERGQDLSVHGWCYGLSNGLVNDLEITVENTAQLHDTYHRALTSLAQRGKD, encoded by the coding sequence TTGTCACAGTTAAAAGATCTGATCCAGAAAAACCGCGAGTGGTCCGAGTCTACCCGTCGGGAAAAGCCCGACTTCTTCCTCAAGCTCTCCGAACAGCAATCGCCCGAATACTTGTGGATCGGCTGTGCGGACAGCCGCGTACCCGCGAACCAGATTGTCGACCTGCTGCCCGGTGAGCTCTTTGTGCACCGCAACGTGGCCAATGTGGTGGTGCCTTCGGACCTGAACTGCCTGTCGGTGGTGCAGTACGCGGTTGAGGTGCTCAAGGTCAAACACATCATGGTAGTGGGGCACTACGGCTGCGGTGGCGTGCGTGCGGCACTGGAAGACACCCGCCTCGGGCTGATCGAAAGCTGGCTGCGCCATATCAAGGACGTGCGCGACAAACACCACACCCTGATCGAACTCTTCCCGGAAGAGGATCGGGTGGATCTGCTGTGCGAGCTTAATGTGCTGGAGCAGGTGATCCACGTGTGCCAGACCACCTCGGTGCGCGATGCCTGGGAGCGCGGCCAGGATCTCTCGGTACACGGCTGGTGCTACGGCCTGTCGAACGGCCTGGTCAACGACCTGGAGATTACCGTGGAAAACACCGCGCAGCTCCACGACACCTATCACCGCGCGCTCACCAGCCTCGCCCAGCGCGGCAAAGATTGA
- a CDS encoding GNAT family N-acetyltransferase, which translates to MTEQSSAQLDMVLVDYRDQKQAADLLALLDEYARDPCGGGEPLPEICWHELIDRLAAFPGAFSVIAYRGDTPLGLTNCFMGFSTFLCKPLVNIHDVVVSEAARGQGVCTLMMEKVAQEARERGCAKITMEVLEKNHPARAAYRKCGFKPYALDEEFGKAEFWQRYL; encoded by the coding sequence TTGACGGAGCAGAGCAGTGCGCAATTGGACATGGTGCTGGTGGATTACCGCGATCAGAAGCAGGCGGCAGATCTGCTGGCACTGCTGGATGAATACGCGCGGGACCCCTGTGGTGGTGGCGAGCCGCTGCCGGAGATCTGTTGGCACGAGCTGATCGACCGGCTCGCGGCCTTTCCCGGAGCCTTCTCGGTCATTGCATACCGCGGGGATACGCCGCTGGGACTGACGAACTGTTTTATGGGTTTTTCGACTTTCCTGTGCAAACCACTGGTGAATATTCACGATGTGGTGGTGAGTGAAGCGGCGCGCGGTCAGGGCGTGTGCACCCTGATGATGGAAAAAGTGGCGCAGGAAGCCCGTGAGCGCGGGTGCGCAAAAATCACCATGGAAGTGCTGGAAAAAAATCATCCCGCCCGCGCGGCCTACCGCAAGTGCGGCTTCAAACCCTATGCGCTGGATGAGGAATTCGGCAAGGCAGAATTCTGGCAGCGCTATTTATAA
- a CDS encoding SPFH domain-containing protein, which yields MEGLSVVVALVILVIITIGMGVRIVPQGSKHIVQRLGKYHSTLNPGMNIIIPYVDQVPYKVTTKDIVLDIPSQEVITEDNATIIANAVAYINIVSPEKAVYGVEDYEIAIQNLVQTALRSIIGEMSLDSALSSRDLIKAKLKEAISDDISDWGINLKTVEIQDINPSATMQKAMEEQAAAERQRRATVTRAEGEKQAAILEADGRLEASKRDAQAQIVLADASREAIERVTRAISDQELPVMYLLGERYIGALENLSASDNAKNIIFPADLPHAIKGLLNR from the coding sequence ATGGAAGGATTATCTGTAGTTGTAGCGCTGGTGATTCTGGTGATCATCACCATCGGCATGGGCGTGCGTATTGTGCCCCAGGGCTCCAAACATATCGTGCAGCGGCTGGGTAAATACCACAGCACCCTGAACCCGGGCATGAACATCATCATTCCCTATGTGGATCAGGTGCCCTACAAGGTGACCACCAAGGATATCGTGCTGGATATTCCCTCCCAGGAGGTGATTACCGAAGACAACGCCACCATCATTGCCAACGCCGTCGCCTACATCAATATCGTGTCGCCAGAGAAGGCGGTGTACGGGGTGGAGGATTACGAGATCGCGATCCAGAACCTGGTGCAAACGGCGCTCCGCTCCATTATCGGTGAGATGTCACTGGACTCGGCGCTGTCGTCCCGCGACCTGATCAAGGCAAAACTGAAGGAAGCCATCTCCGACGATATCTCGGATTGGGGGATCAATCTGAAGACGGTGGAAATCCAGGATATCAATCCGTCCGCGACCATGCAGAAGGCGATGGAAGAGCAGGCGGCGGCAGAGCGCCAGCGCCGCGCCACCGTAACCCGCGCCGAGGGGGAAAAGCAGGCGGCCATTCTGGAAGCGGACGGCCGCCTTGAGGCTTCCAAGCGGGATGCACAGGCGCAGATCGTTCTGGCGGATGCCAGTCGCGAGGCCATCGAGCGGGTTACCCGCGCCATCAGCGACCAGGAGCTGCCGGTAATGTACCTGCTGGGTGAACGCTATATCGGCGCGCTGGAAAACCTCTCCGCCTCCGACAACGCCAAGAACATCATCTTCCCGGCGGATCTTCCGCATGCCATCAAGGGATTATTGAATCGCTAA
- a CDS encoding NfeD family protein, with product MLEWLNLHIAYWHWLVLGLLLVTAEIFVSGFILFWFGLAALAIGVLLMLVGIPITAQLLLWAGLSVALVLLWLKFIKPNWKDRTTSGMAMEALTGQVGSVIESNIGRPRGRLRFPAPILGEDEWQFMSTSEIAIGERVKVLNISGNTLVVSPL from the coding sequence ATGCTCGAATGGCTCAATCTACACATTGCCTACTGGCACTGGCTCGTTCTGGGGCTGCTGCTGGTCACAGCGGAGATTTTTGTTTCCGGTTTTATCCTGTTCTGGTTCGGGCTCGCGGCACTCGCCATCGGCGTGTTGCTGATGCTGGTGGGCATTCCCATCACCGCGCAGTTGTTGCTGTGGGCGGGCCTGTCGGTTGCGCTGGTGCTGTTGTGGCTGAAATTCATCAAGCCCAACTGGAAAGACCGCACCACCTCCGGCATGGCCATGGAGGCACTCACCGGCCAGGTGGGCTCGGTGATCGAATCCAATATCGGCAGGCCCCGCGGCCGCCTGCGCTTCCCTGCGCCAATTCTGGGGGAGGACGAGTGGCAGTTCATGAGTACCAGCGAAATCGCCATTGGCGAACGGGTGAAGGTACTCAATATTTCCGGCAACACCCTGGTGGTCAGCCCGCTTTGA
- a CDS encoding RNA-binding protein, with translation MTANLAQGRYQYSCDGRTMPVQDDWQLGRDDKGGLMLVSRRLVGEQGHGMEVHALMSAGLVTECRVVWKDEMDEVNAHYRLAPAAGEAPAMGNPIEAEWTGPNGLQQSVLTGNNRLLFPLMRIFMGPLLLRLCDMEFGVEVVTPDIVDPSQRGKLLAPRVNHRRAAILPGDANIQGVHDLGPDIRVFSYLGDEAERDAYCFVDQRGLLVGYDWPSSTGRLWQVRLRDLEWSPELVSLC, from the coding sequence ATGACTGCTAACCTGGCCCAGGGTCGATACCAGTACAGCTGCGATGGGCGAACGATGCCGGTGCAGGACGACTGGCAGTTGGGACGCGACGACAAGGGCGGCCTGATGCTGGTCAGCCGTCGGCTGGTGGGCGAGCAGGGTCATGGAATGGAAGTGCATGCCCTGATGAGTGCGGGTCTGGTCACCGAGTGCCGCGTGGTGTGGAAAGACGAGATGGACGAGGTAAACGCCCACTACCGTCTCGCCCCCGCTGCCGGCGAGGCACCCGCCATGGGCAACCCCATTGAGGCGGAGTGGACCGGTCCCAACGGGCTGCAGCAGAGCGTGCTTACCGGCAATAACCGTCTTTTGTTTCCGTTGATGCGGATCTTCATGGGGCCGCTGCTGCTGCGCCTGTGCGATATGGAATTCGGCGTGGAAGTGGTGACGCCGGATATTGTGGATCCCTCCCAGCGCGGCAAGCTGCTGGCGCCGCGGGTGAATCACCGCCGTGCCGCCATACTCCCCGGAGATGCGAATATTCAGGGGGTACATGACCTGGGGCCGGATATCCGCGTTTTTTCCTATCTGGGTGATGAGGCCGAGCGCGACGCTTACTGTTTTGTGGACCAACGCGGCCTGCTGGTGGGCTACGACTGGCCGAGCAGCACCGGACGGTTGTGGCAGGTACGCCTGCGTGACCTGGAATGGTCTCCGGAACTGGTTTCCCTGTGCTGA
- a CDS encoding phospholipase A, with protein MSVPRSHFPLNLVKPIALFLLCGAQFSSYAFAQEPEPNPDGVAQEAEPGAGELAPQGAEQVPPPEREIELLQMDDSLQSEERRQQNCLREQLLTAPANITLEEMRIRCKLAVMRDNPQAETPLFATVPEAESPDEGQVLFSKRAKAIRDAAENPFTLASHKVNYLLPATYNPHPNKAGLEDEVQNGEPLDLDSMEVQFQLSVQVPVWRGFLGKASFMSVAYTNRSFWQAYNSDDSSPFRETNHEPELIMTWLNDWTVFGFQNVANQLAINHQSNGRSEPYSRSWNRIYANFVFEHDEYYLAFKPWYRIRESREEDDNPDLEYYLGHFELTGGVEIGQHAVSLMLRNNLRSDNKGAGELRWSFPMGHRVRGYVKYFNGYGESLIDYDESVQTLGIGFELARGTGS; from the coding sequence TTGTCTGTACCCCGTAGCCATTTCCCTCTGAATCTTGTCAAACCGATAGCCCTGTTCCTGTTGTGTGGAGCCCAGTTCTCCTCGTACGCCTTTGCCCAGGAACCGGAGCCGAATCCGGATGGCGTTGCGCAAGAAGCAGAACCCGGGGCGGGAGAACTCGCCCCGCAGGGCGCGGAACAGGTCCCGCCGCCGGAGCGGGAAATCGAACTGCTGCAGATGGACGACTCGCTGCAGAGCGAGGAGCGACGCCAGCAAAACTGCCTGCGGGAACAGCTGCTGACCGCGCCCGCCAATATCACCCTGGAAGAAATGCGTATCCGCTGCAAACTGGCGGTGATGCGCGACAACCCGCAAGCGGAAACCCCGCTTTTTGCCACGGTGCCGGAAGCGGAGTCGCCGGACGAGGGACAGGTTCTGTTCAGCAAGCGCGCCAAGGCCATTCGCGACGCGGCGGAAAACCCGTTTACGCTCGCCTCCCACAAGGTCAATTACCTGCTGCCGGCCACGTATAATCCGCATCCGAACAAAGCGGGTCTCGAAGACGAGGTGCAAAACGGCGAGCCTCTCGACCTGGATTCGATGGAGGTGCAGTTTCAGCTCTCGGTGCAGGTGCCGGTGTGGCGGGGGTTCCTCGGCAAGGCGTCGTTCATGAGTGTCGCCTACACCAACCGCTCCTTCTGGCAGGCCTACAATTCCGACGATTCCTCGCCGTTTCGCGAGACCAACCACGAGCCGGAACTGATCATGACCTGGCTGAATGACTGGACCGTGTTCGGGTTCCAGAACGTCGCCAACCAGCTCGCCATCAATCACCAGTCCAATGGCCGCAGCGAACCGTATTCCCGCAGCTGGAACCGGATTTACGCCAATTTTGTGTTTGAACACGACGAGTACTATCTCGCCTTCAAGCCCTGGTACCGCATACGTGAAAGTCGCGAGGAGGACGACAATCCGGACCTGGAGTACTACCTCGGCCACTTCGAACTCACCGGCGGTGTGGAAATCGGGCAGCACGCGGTGTCGCTGATGCTGCGCAACAATTTGCGCTCGGACAACAAGGGCGCGGGCGAACTGCGCTGGAGCTTCCCCATGGGGCATCGGGTGCGCGGTTACGTGAAGTATTTCAATGGTTACGGCGAGAGCCTGATCGACTACGATGAGTCGGTACAGACTTTGGGCATCGGCTTCGAGCTGGCCCGGGGTACCGGAAGCTGA
- a CDS encoding NUDIX hydrolase, translating to MGFDDTYKLSAHAVITNDEGGVLQVRATYADKSWGLPGGALDLGETIHEALHRECREELGRDIVIDYLSGVYYHRVYNSHVFIFRAHFKGNGGITLSSEHSEFEYFPVNDLTPVQQVRVQHCLQFNGEVQSAKF from the coding sequence ATGGGATTTGACGATACCTACAAACTGAGCGCCCATGCGGTGATCACCAATGACGAGGGTGGCGTGCTGCAAGTACGCGCCACCTACGCCGACAAATCCTGGGGTCTGCCTGGTGGTGCACTGGATCTCGGTGAAACCATACACGAGGCGCTGCATCGGGAGTGTCGTGAGGAGCTGGGGCGGGACATCGTCATCGACTACCTGAGTGGCGTCTATTACCACCGGGTCTACAATTCGCACGTATTTATTTTTCGCGCGCACTTCAAGGGTAATGGGGGCATTACGCTGTCATCGGAGCATTCGGAATTCGAATATTTTCCGGTGAATGATTTGACGCCCGTACAGCAAGTGCGTGTGCAGCACTGCCTGCAATTCAATGGTGAAGTGCAGAGTGCCAAGTTCTGA
- a CDS encoding aminotransferase class I/II-fold pyridoxal phosphate-dependent enzyme codes for MPDLGNLREQRQPLECRVALVSNDRDLSCNWVSALNTTAAQHENPLGLRFESVMHSALENYLLSEDKLQALIIDAGCSPEELKGAEILADRLHDLRAQLNVFLVAQDSFLSDQGGAPASVRKRFDELFDRRECNFNQMFRLVQAFIARRASTPFADTLKEYVFSARDAWHTPGHSGGDSLRNSPWVGDFYRFMGEHVFNTDLSVSVQVLDSLLEPHSVIQEAQDLAAQAFGAEHTFFLTNGTSTANKVVIQQILGGGGKIIVDQACHKSVHHAIVMNRVEPVYLKSTLHPQFGIYGPVRRADIEAALDEHPDAGLLVITSCTYDGLRYDLKPIIDYAHERGVKVLIDEAWYAHGYFHTELRPTALECGADYVTQSTHKMLSAFSQASMIHVQDPDFDEFRFRENLNMYASTSPQYLMIASLDVARKQMAMEGYGRLRHCLQMVETLRREVDATGVFRALTCEDLIPAPLANDNIRLDPTKVTIDVTGSGFSGKEIQVKLFDQFGIQVEKTTYNTITVLVTIGSTESKLLRLVHALKELARSPRRRRHISASRQLPEFTRLSCLPADAYFAETEELPLMDNGVAAEKKLVGRTCADEIVPYPPGIPVLVPGQEISAQIVQFLQQLLQGQNTTEIHGLIFRSDEPMLRVVKGFEKRAEKAPPAKPEK; via the coding sequence ATGCCTGATCTGGGCAATCTGAGAGAGCAGCGCCAGCCACTGGAATGCCGGGTGGCACTGGTCAGTAATGACCGCGATCTCAGTTGCAATTGGGTGAGCGCGCTCAATACCACCGCCGCCCAGCATGAAAATCCCCTGGGGTTGCGTTTCGAATCGGTGATGCACAGCGCGCTGGAAAATTACCTGCTGTCTGAGGACAAACTGCAGGCGCTGATCATCGATGCCGGCTGCAGTCCCGAAGAGTTGAAGGGGGCGGAGATACTGGCGGATCGCCTGCATGATCTGCGTGCGCAGCTGAATGTCTTTCTGGTGGCGCAGGATTCATTTCTGAGCGACCAGGGCGGTGCACCCGCTTCCGTGCGCAAGCGCTTTGATGAATTGTTTGACCGCCGCGAGTGTAACTTCAACCAGATGTTTCGCCTGGTACAGGCATTCATCGCCCGCCGCGCTTCCACGCCATTTGCCGATACGCTGAAGGAATACGTATTCTCTGCCCGCGATGCCTGGCACACCCCCGGCCACTCCGGCGGTGACAGCCTGCGCAATAGTCCCTGGGTAGGGGACTTCTACCGCTTTATGGGGGAGCATGTGTTCAACACGGATCTCTCGGTGTCGGTACAGGTACTGGACAGCCTGCTCGAGCCCCACTCGGTGATTCAGGAAGCCCAGGACCTGGCAGCCCAGGCTTTCGGTGCCGAGCACACCTTCTTCCTCACCAATGGTACGTCCACCGCCAACAAGGTGGTGATCCAGCAGATACTCGGTGGTGGCGGAAAAATCATTGTCGATCAGGCCTGTCACAAGTCGGTGCACCACGCGATTGTGATGAACCGGGTGGAACCGGTGTATCTGAAGTCCACCCTGCATCCCCAGTTCGGTATCTACGGCCCCGTGCGCCGCGCGGATATCGAAGCGGCGCTGGACGAACATCCGGATGCGGGGTTGCTGGTGATTACCTCCTGTACCTACGATGGCCTGCGCTACGACCTCAAACCCATCATCGACTACGCCCACGAGCGCGGTGTGAAGGTGCTGATCGATGAAGCCTGGTATGCCCACGGATATTTCCATACCGAACTGCGGCCGACGGCACTGGAGTGCGGTGCCGACTATGTCACCCAGAGCACACACAAGATGCTGTCGGCGTTTTCCCAGGCCAGCATGATTCACGTGCAGGACCCGGACTTCGACGAGTTCCGTTTCCGCGAGAACCTCAACATGTACGCTTCCACGAGTCCGCAGTATCTGATGATTGCGAGCCTGGATGTAGCGCGCAAACAGATGGCGATGGAAGGTTACGGCCGCCTCCGTCACTGCTTGCAGATGGTGGAAACCCTGCGTCGTGAAGTGGACGCCACCGGGGTTTTCCGCGCGCTTACCTGTGAAGACCTGATCCCGGCGCCACTCGCCAATGACAATATCCGCCTCGATCCCACCAAGGTCACCATTGATGTGACCGGCAGCGGCTTCTCCGGTAAGGAAATCCAGGTAAAACTGTTCGACCAGTTCGGCATTCAGGTGGAAAAAACCACCTACAACACCATCACTGTACTGGTGACCATCGGCAGCACCGAAAGCAAATTACTGCGGCTGGTGCACGCGCTGAAGGAACTCGCGCGCAGCCCGCGTCGCCGCCGCCATATCAGCGCATCGCGCCAGCTGCCGGAATTCACCCGCCTGAGCTGTCTGCCTGCGGATGCCTATTTCGCCGAAACCGAAGAGCTGCCGCTGATGGACAATGGCGTGGCGGCGGAGAAGAAACTGGTGGGGCGCACCTGCGCCGATGAGATCGTGCCCTATCCCCCGGGGATTCCAGTGCTGGTACCTGGGCAGGAAATCTCCGCGCAGATCGTGCAGTTCCTGCAGCAGTTGTTGCAGGGCCAGAACACCACGGAAATACACGGGCTGATCTTCCGCTCCGACGAGCCCATGTTGCGGGTGGTGAAAGGTTTCGAGAAACGCGCCGAAAAAGCCCCGCCCGCCAAGCCGGAAAAGTAA
- a CDS encoding SDR family NAD(P)-dependent oxidoreductase, with translation MNQPDNSPPACILVAGASGGLGVALCRELIARFPRATLLTVSRGEVQLAPTQSHLKTNLSDPESVAATAQWLQSQPLPNWVINCCGTLHWDGHLPEKNLLQCTDEALLRSISVNVLSHLHLAQALSPQLRRQSPLTWASLSAKVGSIEDNGLGGWYSYRMSKAALNMLVRNLSIEWGRKLDSCRVVAVHPGTTDTALSKPFQKNIAVDKLYAPALSAERVVSVIAGLQDSDTGKLLFWDGTTIHW, from the coding sequence ATGAATCAACCGGACAATTCGCCGCCTGCATGTATCCTTGTCGCCGGGGCCAGTGGTGGTCTCGGCGTCGCGTTATGCAGAGAGCTGATTGCACGGTTTCCCCGCGCAACACTGCTCACCGTCAGTCGTGGGGAGGTGCAACTGGCGCCGACCCAGTCTCACCTGAAAACCAATCTGAGCGACCCGGAATCGGTGGCTGCGACTGCCCAGTGGCTGCAATCGCAGCCACTTCCCAACTGGGTGATTAATTGCTGCGGCACACTGCACTGGGATGGGCACCTGCCGGAAAAAAACCTTTTGCAGTGTACCGATGAGGCACTGCTTCGCAGTATTTCTGTCAATGTACTGAGCCACCTGCACCTTGCCCAGGCACTGTCGCCGCAGCTGCGGCGACAGTCTCCACTCACCTGGGCGTCGCTGTCGGCCAAAGTCGGAAGCATCGAGGACAATGGCCTCGGTGGCTGGTACAGCTACCGCATGAGCAAGGCGGCCCTGAATATGCTGGTGCGCAACCTTTCCATCGAGTGGGGGCGCAAACTCGATTCCTGCCGGGTGGTAGCGGTTCATCCCGGTACTACGGATACCGCGCTTTCGAAACCGTTTCAGAAAAATATTGCTGTAGACAAATTGTATGCGCCTGCCCTGAGTGCGGAGAGAGTGGTTTCTGTAATCGCAGGATTGCAGGATTCTGATACTGGCAAGCTGCTCTTTTGGGACGGCACCACCATACACTGGTAG